A genomic stretch from Pieris napi chromosome 18, ilPieNapi1.2, whole genome shotgun sequence includes:
- the LOC125058927 gene encoding putative nuclease HARBI1 codes for MSGIMLSFEFIELENEEIQNKQLRRQELRRQTDPFLDLDDSEFIKRYRLSKELAQALCDEIRPLLRQPKKSTDLSAEQKVLTTLSFYGTGSYQRPIGDISAHSLAQQTVSKVINEVTACIDSPQLRMKYIRFPQNFAERNTIRTKFYQKFFMPGVLGCIDCTQIAIIRPAIHEERYFCRKHYHSLNVQLICDAEMQILSVDSSYGGATHDSFIWNTHPIKTFLENLNESTWLLGDSAYPLRKYMMTPILNTVTGTPESHYTDVHARTRNLIERTIGLLKARFRCLLVHRVLHYTPEKAASIVNACVILHNMCNEAQIPVLDEGQVGQMDESSVNVFYNNEYLNNEPLHQGMLTRNNLVQRLWQSPENQL; via the exons aTGTCAGGTATCATGCTTTCTTTCGAGTTTATTGAATTGGAAAATGAGGAAATTCAGAATAAACAACTACGAAGACAGGAATTGCGACGACAAACCGATCCTTTTTTAGACCTAGATGATTCCGAATTTATAAAACGATATCGGCTTTCAAAGGAATTAGCTCAAGCTTTGTGTGATGAAATAAGACCCCTTTTAAGACAACCAAAAAAGTCTACAGATTTGTCGGCTGAGCAAAAG GTTTTGACAACTTTATCCTTTTATGGAACCGGTTCTTACCAAAGACCAATTGGAGACATTAGTGCGCACTCACTTGCTCAGCAAACTGTGTCCAAAGTCATAAATGAGGTCACAGCTTGCATTGATTCTCCACAATTGAGAATGAAATATATCCGTTTCCCTCAAAATTTTGCAGAAAGAAATACAATTAGAACaaa attctaccaaaaattttttatgccTGGTGTATTGGGATGTATAGACTGCACTCAAATTGCTATTATCAGACCAGCCATACATGAAGAAAGATACTTTTGTAGAAAACACTATCATTCATTAAATGTTCAGTTG atttgtgATGCAGAAATGCAAATATTAAGTGTAGATTCTAGTTATGGAGGTGCAACACATGACTCTTTTATATGGAATACACATCCCATAAAAACCTTCTTGGAAAACCTCAATGAATCAACATGGCTACtag GTGATTCTGCTTATCCATTGCGAAAATATATGATGACACCAATTTTAAATACCGTTACTGGCACACCCGAGAGTCATTACACTGACGTCCATGCTCGCACAAGAAACCTAATCGAAAGGACAATTGGACTTCTTAAAGCACGTTTTCGGTGTCTATTAGTTCACCGCGTGTTACATTATACACCAGAGAAAGCAGCATCAATTGTTAATGCTTGCGTAATCTTACATAACATGTGTAATGAAGCGCAAATTCCTGTCCTTGATGAAGGCCAAGTGGGCCAAATGGATGAGTCCTCGGTTAATGTCTTCTACAATaatgaatacttaaataatgagCCTCTTCACCAAGGTATGCTTACAAGAAACAACCTCGTTCAGCGATTGTGGCAATCACCTGAAAatcaattgtaa